A segment of the Lentimicrobiaceae bacterium genome:
CTTCGACCTCTGACCTCTGACTACTTAGCCATTTCCACCCACTTTCGCACCAGCCCGATCTCCTTGCGGATAAGGAGCGTTTCCGGCGCCGCCTGCCAGTCCCCCAGTGTAACCAATACCTCCGGTTGTAATTGAGACAGGTCATTCTGACTGAAGTAAAGATACAAAACCATTACTCGTAACCCGTCAAGACGCTGAGCGTTATCGGCGTTGGTTGTGTTTTTGGTAAGGTAATTCTCAAAAATTTGCAACAAGGTATCTTTGGCCGGTAGTGACGGCACCATAATATTGAGCTTGCGTAGGACAACAAAGGTTGGCATACGCGGAATGGTAGTCCGGTGATTAAAGTAGCTATCAGGAATATCAATAGTGATCGATTCTTCCTGAAAATTCACCCAGAGGTAGAGCGAGTCAATGGGTTGTTGGGCATATGAAATGTTGCTCAGTGCGATAAAGAAAATTAGTATGATTGTTTTTTTCATTTTTTAGACAGGATTAACAGGATTAACAGGATTTTTTGCTTATTTGCCTTTGCAACGTGATTTAACCAGCATGTACCGGAGCATATTACTATAGGGACACGACATGACGTGTCCCTAAAGTAATATGCTATTCCACCACAAACTTCGCCTTTCCCATCTGTTTGTTTCCAGAATAAACCACCGCCATATACAATCCTGGCCGCCAACCTGTTATACTGAGCCCGGTTTCGTTTACGCCTGAGTTAACATGCATTTCAGCCAATTGCCGGCCAAATATATCGTAACAGACAACCTGTATATTCTTATGGTATTCTGTATTTTCAAGTAAAAAGCGGATGTAATCCTTTGCCGGATTGGGTGCTGGTATTATGGGTATCAGGCTGATGCGGGCCTCATACTCACTACGGGTAGGAATATCCTCCACATTTACAATTACATCGCAGTCGCTCAGATCAATGGTTTTTGAAACAATCGGATCGGGGCAGAGGTAATCGTACTCCCGTGGGGCGGTGTAAATGCTGTCGTACGCAAGGCTAGTGTTGAATTTCATCAGGATAATGTCCTGATCCAATTCACTGCCAACCACAGCCCCTGCCAAAAGTTTGTTGTCTGACGTAACCATGAGGCCAACCGGAGCATGTGCAGTCCGGTGTATTATTGAATTGTGCCAACCGCCCAGGGAATCTAGCTCATGCAGGCCAAACCAACCGGGATAAGGTGTGTTTTCATCAACAAAGCGGGTACATGCAAATAATTTTCCATCTTCGGTAAAGGATGGATTTACCATAAAACCCTCGGCCCACTTATTATCAATCAACGGAATATCAACAAGTGAATCTGCCAGTAGATTCCCGTTTATATCATACTTAAGTAGCCTTGGCAGTGAACTTGGCCAGATGGACTGATCAACAGCGCCTACATAAAAGCTGCCGCTTTCATGCTGGGTTGCCCAACCGGCTATGGAATAGGCTAAAGTGTCGGTTGCTTTGTAAACACTTACCCATTCCTCCTGGCGGCTGCTGTCGGCAAGGATGGCCATGGCTTTTAACCTGCATCGGTTATTTATCCCGCCCGTAGCTACTGAATCATCGCACCAATAGCACAAGCCGCCGATAAAAAAGTCTTCGTCAGGGGTGACAACCAAATCATAAGGTTCATTATAACTTATAAAGGGATGGTTTGCAGTTAGAGCATAAGGCTCAATCCAAAGCACATCACCCGTAGCGTTTAAACGGAACAGATGTATTCTAGGGTTGTTGCTGTTGGCACTATATCCCATGGTTAGCATTATATAGCCACCATCCTGCAATTGTTGAATTTCAACTCCCCAGTCGGGACTATTATCATCAGTGCGAAATACTTTACACCATTCAAGATCGCCACAGGCATCGTGTTTTGTAATTCCTATATCATTTACTGTCCACCGGTCATGGCTGCCGCAAATGATAAAGCCACCGTCAGATGTTGTAGAAAGAAAGGAAGGATAATTGAGATTTCCCAACCCCGACCCCGGCATTCCAATGGTTAAATCATATAGTACGTTACCATTAATATCTGTTTTTATGATCCATCCACGGGTGTCGGGAAAAAAATCGTAAGACCCAAGAATAATATTGCCTCCATCATAGCTTTCGATTAGGCTACGGAAGTTTTCTCTTCTATTAGACATACCAAATGTGTGTTCCCAACTCTGCGAAATACAAATTTGATTGTAGATTAAAAGAAGTAACAAGAGTATCTTTCTCATAATAATCTGGTATTATGCAGGGAATCCGGATACAAAATCCAGTTTCCCTGCAAAGTTTATTTTAACGAGAAATGATGACATTTGCATTGCCAAAATATTTATCTCCGGATGCTAATCTGACAATGTAACTACCTGATTTAAAATCTCTGGTATCAAGAATAATCTGGTCAAACTGACGATTGAGGTTTCTACTAAATACTTTTCTGCCATACTCATCTATAACCTCAATTACACCCTGAGTTTTATAATTGTAAGTATTATATTCTATGGTGATAAAATCCTTGGCGGGGTTGGGGTAAACCTTCAGGTAAGTTAGCGCAGGAAGTACCGGTTTTACCCGTGGGTTTATTACTTCAGCACTTTTGGTTAAATCCGGTTCAAGATATGGTTCGTAGTATTCAAGCAGGTTGTTGGCAACCAACAT
Coding sequences within it:
- a CDS encoding T9SS type A sorting domain-containing protein; this translates as MSNRRENFRSLIESYDGGNIILGSYDFFPDTRGWIIKTDINGNVLYDLTIGMPGSGLGNLNYPSFLSTTSDGGFIICGSHDRWTVNDIGITKHDACGDLEWCKVFRTDDNSPDWGVEIQQLQDGGYIMLTMGYSANSNNPRIHLFRLNATGDVLWIEPYALTANHPFISYNEPYDLVVTPDEDFFIGGLCYWCDDSVATGGINNRCRLKAMAILADSSRQEEWVSVYKATDTLAYSIAGWATQHESGSFYVGAVDQSIWPSSLPRLLKYDINGNLLADSLVDIPLIDNKWAEGFMVNPSFTEDGKLFACTRFVDENTPYPGWFGLHELDSLGGWHNSIIHRTAHAPVGLMVTSDNKLLAGAVVGSELDQDIILMKFNTSLAYDSIYTAPREYDYLCPDPIVSKTIDLSDCDVIVNVEDIPTRSEYEARISLIPIIPAPNPAKDYIRFLLENTEYHKNIQVVCYDIFGRQLAEMHVNSGVNETGLSITGWRPGLYMAVVYSGNKQMGKAKFVVE